A region of Flavobacterium album DNA encodes the following proteins:
- a CDS encoding zinc-dependent metalloprotease family protein: protein MRRYILLITLLVLLSCSDKSVSETTIVGIIPYKGISDEKIAMLREAITEYYGIETKLLPEKELPKEAFIAIKSPRYRADSLIAIQQRNMPEGMDYILGLTESDISVTKKEKDGSIKKPEWKYNDFGIMGLAYCPGKSCIVSGFRLKHKDKEVHFGRFRKVVIHELGHNFGLPHCPNKKCVMTDAVEKIATIDNARPELCEDCKKKLDI, encoded by the coding sequence ATGCGAAGATATATTCTGTTAATTACCTTACTGGTGTTGCTTTCATGCAGCGATAAATCTGTTAGCGAGACAACTATTGTGGGCATCATCCCTTACAAAGGCATTAGTGATGAGAAGATTGCCATGTTGCGGGAAGCCATAACAGAATATTATGGCATCGAAACAAAATTATTGCCTGAAAAAGAATTACCCAAAGAGGCGTTCATCGCTATAAAGTCTCCCCGTTACAGAGCTGACAGCCTTATTGCCATACAGCAACGCAATATGCCCGAAGGTATGGATTATATATTGGGCCTGACAGAAAGTGATATATCCGTAACTAAAAAAGAAAAGGACGGAAGCATCAAAAAACCGGAATGGAAATATAACGACTTTGGCATTATGGGACTGGCGTACTGTCCCGGCAAAAGCTGTATCGTTTCCGGCTTTCGCTTAAAGCATAAGGATAAGGAAGTACATTTCGGGCGTTTCAGGAAAGTGGTTATACACGAACTCGGCCATAATTTTGGCCTGCCACATTGCCCTAACAAAAAATGCGTGATGACCGATGCGGTGGAAAAGATCGCGACTATCGATAATGCACGGCCTGAATTGTGTGAGGATTGTAAAAAGAAACTGGATATATAA
- a CDS encoding maleate cis-trans isomerase family protein, with protein MKKTYRIGQIVPSSNITMETEIPALLRSRETISPERFTFHSSRMRMKKVTKEELEAMDAQSLKCAQELSDARVDVMGYACLVAIMSMGRGYHCVSETNLHEETVKNDSPTPIVTSAGALINGLKVLGAKKVAVITPYMKPLTQLVVDYIEHQGFEVVDSIALEIADNLEVAAQDPMNLLDIYKRLNLEGADVLVVSACVQMPSLEAIDAIEKEIGIPVTSAAVCTTYEMLKKLGLDTKVPMGGALLSGKY; from the coding sequence ATGAAAAAGACTTATCGTATAGGCCAGATTGTGCCAAGCTCAAACATAACCATGGAAACGGAGATACCGGCACTGCTGCGTTCGCGCGAGACAATTTCCCCGGAGCGCTTTACCTTCCACTCCAGCCGTATGCGCATGAAGAAAGTGACCAAGGAGGAACTTGAGGCCATGGATGCCCAAAGCCTTAAATGCGCACAGGAACTCAGTGATGCGCGTGTTGACGTGATGGGGTATGCCTGTCTTGTGGCCATTATGAGTATGGGGCGCGGCTACCACTGCGTATCAGAGACGAACCTGCACGAGGAAACCGTAAAGAACGACTCCCCTACTCCTATTGTTACCAGTGCGGGTGCGCTGATTAATGGGTTGAAAGTGCTTGGTGCAAAAAAAGTCGCTGTGATTACACCTTATATGAAGCCTTTGACACAGCTTGTTGTAGATTATATCGAGCACCAGGGATTTGAGGTAGTGGATTCGATAGCACTTGAGATCGCGGATAATCTTGAAGTTGCCGCACAGGACCCAATGAACCTTTTGGATATTTATAAACGGCTGAACCTTGAAGGTGCTGACGTATTGGTGGTTTCGGCCTGCGTGCAGATGCCATCGCTGGAAGCTATAGATGCTATTGAAAAAGAGATTGGGATACCCGTAACTTCGGCGGCAGTTTGCACTACGTATGAAATGCTTAAGAAATTGGGGCTTGACACAAAAGTACCTATGGGCGGTGCGCTGTTGAGCGGGAAATATTAA
- a CDS encoding fumarylacetoacetate hydrolase family protein, translated as MKLVTYRINHAPASLGFVEENMIIDAHKLGEIKSSHLPDNMLDFIDLGIEGINHAVHLMNTATKEELLDCSIPLANATLLAPIPKPRKNIFGIGLNYTEHVAESARTLDTSKELPQQPVIFSKPPTAVTGTDTDIIHNQKITQQLDWEVELAVIISKHGKNIKKENAMDYVYGYTVINDISARDCRRAGQWIVSKGQDTFAPMGPMLVTRDEIADPHNLNLSLKVNGVEKQNSNTKYMLFNIEELIHDLSIVFTLEAGDIIATGTPAGVGAGRNPQEWMWPGDVVEATVEGIGTLRNTIVDSEEVK; from the coding sequence ATGAAATTAGTTACCTACCGAATAAACCATGCGCCGGCAAGCCTCGGATTTGTGGAAGAAAATATGATTATTGATGCGCACAAGCTTGGCGAAATAAAAAGCAGCCACCTGCCGGATAATATGCTGGACTTTATCGACCTTGGCATTGAAGGCATCAATCACGCCGTCCATTTGATGAATACGGCTACAAAAGAAGAATTACTGGACTGCTCGATACCTTTGGCGAATGCCACGCTTCTGGCACCAATACCCAAGCCCCGTAAGAATATCTTTGGCATTGGGCTGAACTATACCGAGCACGTAGCGGAGTCGGCCAGGACACTGGATACCTCTAAAGAGTTGCCCCAACAGCCGGTTATCTTTTCGAAGCCGCCAACGGCAGTGACAGGTACCGACACCGATATTATACATAACCAAAAGATTACGCAGCAGTTGGATTGGGAAGTGGAACTGGCAGTAATAATTAGCAAACATGGTAAGAACATCAAAAAGGAAAATGCTATGGACTACGTGTATGGCTATACGGTCATTAATGACATTAGTGCACGTGACTGCCGCCGTGCCGGGCAATGGATCGTGTCTAAAGGGCAGGATACTTTTGCACCAATGGGTCCGATGCTTGTTACCCGTGATGAGATAGCCGACCCACACAACCTAAACCTTTCGCTAAAAGTGAATGGCGTAGAGAAGCAGAATTCGAATACGAAATACATGCTCTTTAATATTGAGGAACTGATACATGACCTGAGCATAGTATTCACACTGGAAGCAGGTGATATCATTGCAACCGGAACCCCTGCAGGCGTTGGCGCAGGCCGAAACCCACAGGAATGGATGTGGCCGGGCGATGTGGTGGAAGCAACTGTAGAGGGGATTGGGACGTTAAGGAACACAATAGTTGATTCGGAAGAAGTAAAATAA
- a CDS encoding cupin domain-containing protein: protein METKHDDSVLGRARVQDTPELEAYYKELETLGAGALWTVANDIEPWEPRTSSVPMLWKYEQLRELVLKSSELVTPEQAGRRVVYLVNDKRRDVSAAVGWLYTGIQVTRPGESTSAHRHRASALRFIMEGEGGYTVVDGNKIMLEVNDFVITPNSTWHEHGVEEGGKTCIWQDGLDIPLVNALEANDYAVFDGKQPLTSPVNHSPLTYSGVGLVPADNGWDKPYSPLFKYSWKQVYPALLEAAKVNEGSPYDGILMHYTNPQTGGHVMQTMGASIQLLRPSEHTLAHRHTGSFVYQCAKGHGYSIIAGKRLDWKERDIFCVPSWAYHEHVNLSETEDACLFSFNDLPVITSLGLYQEMAHPEGKQAV from the coding sequence ATGGAAACAAAACATGACGATAGTGTTTTAGGCCGTGCACGGGTGCAGGACACCCCGGAACTGGAGGCCTATTATAAAGAACTGGAGACCCTTGGTGCGGGCGCGCTTTGGACGGTTGCCAATGACATAGAGCCGTGGGAGCCGCGTACCTCTTCGGTGCCGATGCTATGGAAATATGAACAGCTTCGGGAACTGGTTTTGAAATCATCGGAACTGGTTACGCCCGAGCAGGCAGGCCGACGTGTGGTGTACCTTGTGAACGACAAGCGTCGCGATGTGAGCGCTGCTGTGGGTTGGCTGTACACAGGCATACAGGTAACGCGTCCTGGCGAAAGCACTTCGGCGCACCGGCACAGGGCTTCGGCGCTGCGCTTTATCATGGAAGGTGAAGGCGGCTATACTGTGGTTGACGGTAACAAGATAATGCTGGAAGTCAACGATTTTGTGATTACACCCAATAGCACTTGGCATGAGCACGGTGTAGAAGAAGGAGGCAAAACGTGCATTTGGCAGGACGGGCTGGATATTCCGTTAGTGAACGCCTTAGAGGCCAATGACTATGCGGTTTTTGACGGCAAGCAGCCATTGACATCTCCGGTAAATCATTCACCCCTGACCTATAGCGGCGTGGGACTCGTGCCTGCGGATAACGGTTGGGACAAGCCCTACTCTCCCCTTTTTAAATATTCGTGGAAGCAGGTATATCCTGCGCTTTTGGAGGCTGCAAAGGTGAATGAAGGTTCGCCGTATGATGGCATCCTTATGCATTATACCAATCCGCAAACAGGCGGCCACGTGATGCAGACCATGGGGGCTTCGATACAATTGCTACGACCAAGTGAGCATACGCTGGCACACAGGCATACAGGCTCGTTCGTGTACCAATGTGCGAAGGGCCACGGCTACTCTATCATTGCAGGAAAACGCCTGGACTGGAAGGAGCGGGATATTTTCTGCGTACCGTCGTGGGCCTACCATGAGCATGTAAACCTGAGTGAAACGGAAGATGCGTGCCTGTTCTCGTTTAATGACCTGCCAGTGATAACATCGTTGGGATTGTATCAGGAAATGGCGCATCCGGAGGGAAAGCAGGCCGTTTAG
- a CDS encoding carbon-nitrogen hydrolase family protein: MLDLPKFKAAAVQASPVFLDVDATVDKAISIIAEAAGNGASLVAFPEVFVAGYPYWNWIMTPVQGSKWYEKLYVNSITVPGPEVDRICQAAKEHNCHVVIGVNERGQSFGELYNTNLIIDNNGNLVGKHRKLVPTWAEKLTWTGGDGSSLKVYNTEIGPIGTLACGENTNTLARFTLLTQGELIHIANYISLPVAPPDYNMAEAIKIRAAAHSFEGKLFTIVSCSTITKEIIDIMKEDVPNAEELLTRKNSAFSGVIGPNGAVIGEPLIDEEGIVYADIDLSKCIQPKQMHDILGHYNRFDIFDLRVNTAPRKNITFTDGDESGQK; encoded by the coding sequence ATGTTGGACTTACCAAAATTCAAGGCTGCAGCCGTGCAGGCATCCCCTGTTTTTCTGGATGTAGATGCTACGGTGGATAAAGCCATTTCCATAATTGCTGAGGCTGCCGGAAATGGAGCATCACTTGTGGCGTTCCCTGAGGTGTTCGTAGCCGGATATCCGTACTGGAACTGGATCATGACACCGGTGCAGGGCAGTAAGTGGTACGAGAAACTGTATGTAAATTCCATTACGGTTCCGGGACCGGAAGTAGACAGGATATGCCAAGCGGCGAAAGAGCACAACTGCCATGTAGTGATCGGTGTGAATGAGCGCGGGCAGAGCTTTGGGGAACTGTACAACACCAACCTTATTATAGACAATAATGGGAACCTTGTTGGAAAGCACAGAAAGCTGGTGCCAACTTGGGCGGAAAAGCTGACGTGGACGGGCGGCGACGGGTCGTCATTGAAAGTGTATAATACAGAAATAGGCCCCATCGGGACATTGGCCTGTGGCGAAAACACCAACACGCTGGCGCGCTTTACACTGTTGACACAGGGAGAGCTGATACATATTGCCAACTACATCTCATTGCCTGTTGCCCCACCAGATTACAATATGGCAGAGGCAATAAAGATTCGTGCGGCAGCGCATTCGTTTGAAGGAAAGCTTTTTACCATTGTCTCCTGCTCTACTATCACAAAGGAGATTATCGACATTATGAAGGAAGATGTGCCAAATGCCGAGGAATTACTGACGCGCAAAAACAGTGCATTTTCCGGGGTTATCGGGCCGAACGGCGCTGTGATTGGTGAGCCGCTGATTGATGAGGAAGGAATCGTATATGCGGACATTGACCTGTCGAAATGCATACAGCCCAAGCAGATGCACGATATACTGGGGCATTATAACCGGTTTGATATATTCGACCTGCGTGTGAATACCGCGCCGAGGAAGAATATTACGTTTACGGACGGCGATGAAAGCGGCCAAAAATAA
- a CDS encoding acyl-CoA thioesterase: protein MEKTFIKKETVRFQHVDFAGIVFYPRFLEMLNNIVEDFYSEALNMPFKNIHKTGGIPTVDLKIQFKKAARLGDILTKYFWVKKLGSSSMTCGFKFEHEDGSICLEGEVSLVRVEFGEGRDEIKSSPFPEEMRAKLEEYLIPDMRF from the coding sequence ATGGAAAAAACATTTATAAAAAAAGAGACCGTTCGTTTCCAGCACGTAGATTTTGCGGGGATAGTATTCTACCCGCGATTTCTGGAGATGCTCAATAATATAGTAGAGGATTTTTACAGCGAGGCGTTAAACATGCCGTTCAAAAATATCCATAAAACGGGAGGAATTCCCACAGTGGATTTAAAGATACAGTTTAAGAAAGCTGCCCGGTTGGGTGATATATTAACAAAATACTTCTGGGTAAAAAAACTGGGCTCGTCTTCAATGACCTGTGGCTTTAAGTTTGAGCATGAAGATGGCTCAATTTGCCTTGAAGGAGAAGTATCGCTTGTACGGGTGGAATTCGGCGAAGGCCGCGACGAGATAAAATCAAGTCCGTTCCCGGAAGAGATGCGGGCAAAGCTCGAGGAATATTTGATTCCGGATATGAGGTTTTAA
- a CDS encoding AMP-binding protein — protein MRHYEDNFAHDHLPHPSLQAECFTDHPDFEFPEDLNCVERLLDRHIAEGNGDRIAIRTFEGSWTFHELYEKANQIAHVLKDNLDFVPGNRVMIRSANNPMYVACWFGILKAGGIVVATMPLLREKELSVMVECAEISHAFCDFTLEEAMLAVSSPFLKHIVTFDGSGQHVSKLETLMGNKPKTFGNHPTKADSLSIIGFTSGTTGKPKMTSHYHKDILLICEAFPKYSLQPTPDDIFTGSPPLGFTFGLGGLVLFPFYYGASTFLIEKPSPDLLLKAIAEHKVTICFTAPTAWRVLTTKVKDFDISSLRKCVSAGETLPVKVWEEWYEATGLKIIDGIGSTEILHIFISSNEENMRKGATGLPIRGYEARIVDNKGNEITDGTPGRLAVRGITGCKYLNSPDKQKEYVENGWNITGDIFRKDEDGYFWFVARGDDMIISSGYNIAAIEVESVLLTHDDIIECAVVGLPDENRGMLVCAYLVLKDKEKASDELTKQIQDWFKNIAAPYKYPREIRYMDALPKTETGKIQRFKLKNTVQA, from the coding sequence ATGAGACATTACGAAGATAATTTTGCACACGACCATCTCCCCCACCCTTCATTACAGGCGGAATGCTTTACTGACCATCCGGATTTTGAGTTCCCGGAAGACCTGAACTGCGTGGAGCGATTGCTGGACAGGCATATTGCCGAAGGCAATGGCGACAGGATAGCCATACGCACTTTTGAGGGCAGCTGGACCTTTCATGAACTTTATGAAAAAGCCAACCAGATAGCGCATGTGCTTAAAGATAACCTTGATTTTGTACCGGGTAATCGTGTAATGATACGCTCTGCGAACAACCCGATGTATGTGGCCTGCTGGTTCGGGATACTGAAAGCGGGCGGCATTGTGGTAGCTACCATGCCGTTGCTTCGTGAAAAAGAACTAAGCGTAATGGTGGAATGCGCTGAGATATCGCATGCGTTTTGTGATTTTACATTAGAAGAGGCTATGCTCGCCGTCAGTTCTCCGTTCCTGAAGCATATCGTTACGTTTGACGGTTCGGGACAGCATGTTTCGAAACTGGAAACGCTGATGGGCAACAAGCCGAAGACCTTCGGAAACCATCCTACAAAAGCCGATTCATTATCGATTATAGGCTTTACCTCCGGCACGACCGGCAAGCCAAAAATGACCTCGCACTATCATAAGGACATATTGCTTATTTGCGAGGCTTTCCCTAAATATTCATTACAGCCTACACCGGATGATATCTTTACCGGAAGCCCGCCGCTTGGATTTACCTTCGGTTTGGGTGGATTAGTGCTATTCCCATTCTATTATGGAGCATCGACTTTTTTGATAGAAAAACCGTCGCCCGACCTGCTACTAAAAGCTATTGCGGAACACAAGGTAACCATCTGCTTTACTGCACCAACGGCATGGCGGGTGTTGACTACCAAAGTAAAAGACTTTGATATTTCTTCGCTGCGAAAATGTGTGTCGGCCGGGGAGACATTGCCCGTAAAAGTTTGGGAAGAATGGTATGAAGCAACGGGATTAAAGATTATCGACGGCATCGGGTCAACCGAAATACTCCATATCTTTATATCGTCGAATGAGGAAAATATGCGCAAAGGTGCAACCGGGCTGCCCATACGCGGTTATGAAGCGAGGATCGTAGATAACAAAGGCAACGAAATAACAGACGGCACCCCCGGAAGGTTAGCCGTACGTGGTATAACCGGTTGCAAGTACCTGAACAGCCCTGACAAGCAAAAAGAATATGTAGAGAACGGCTGGAACATTACCGGCGATATTTTCCGTAAGGATGAGGACGGCTATTTCTGGTTCGTGGCACGCGGGGATGATATGATCATCTCTTCGGGGTATAACATCGCCGCCATCGAGGTAGAAAGCGTATTGCTTACACACGATGACATTATTGAGTGCGCTGTAGTCGGCCTGCCGGACGAGAACCGCGGAATGCTGGTATGTGCCTACTTGGTTTTGAAAGACAAAGAAAAAGCCTCGGACGAGCTGACGAAGCAAATACAGGACTGGTTCAAGAACATTGCAGCACCGTATAAATATCCAAGGGAAATTCGATATATGGATGCGCTGCCGAAAACGGAGACTGGAAAAATACAACGATTTAAATTGAAAAATACAGTACAAGCCTGA
- a CDS encoding FAD-dependent monooxygenase, giving the protein MKITVIGGGPGGLYFSILLKKARPDYTINVYERNRADDSFGFGVVFSDETLSEFLTRDPQSYDLIRTKFAYWDELDVARDGEKVRITGNGFCGCSRKTLLQLLQQRCREEGVNLHFEANVDDMTQFADSDIIVAADGINSGIREKFVSDFGTDIELKSNRFVWMGSTRPLDAFTYFFRTTPYGTFVAHTYQYEEGMSTWIFETTDETWQKAGFSVTDEENTINKLQELFAEELEGHGLISNRSHWRQFPVITNKKWSHDNIVLLGDSKATAHYSIGSGTKLAMECAIALADSVIKHGDNVPAVFENYEKLRRNRVEMIQHAANVSLQWFEDMDRHIQHPFMQFAFSVMTRSKKVTFENLGLRDKSFTQKVLAEFNANLADNKPDTPAAFTPFSLRSMVLDNRIVMSPMEQYSATDGLVSDWHLMHYGARATGGVGLIITEATAISPTGRITLGCPGIWSDEQVAAWKRVTGFIHKNSVAKIAVQIGHSGRKGAVRFPWEGHNEPLDDTWGLLSASPIAYNDAMAVPNEMTTEDMDIITEEFANAAKNANEAGFDMIELQAHHGFLLASFLSPLTNTRQDEFGGSITNRLKFPIRVFKAMREVFPPEKPISVRISASDWAEGGIDEGDVLAIAEAFKKAGADIINVSTGLTVDYQKPAVGRMWQTPFSDMVRNTVHVPTITAGYIQDIDQINTILLNGRADLVALGKTLLLDPYFVRTAQAYEQYKANDLDSVGIPKQYMSAASHFYPYKGGERKAVEGMKRALKPLTHKK; this is encoded by the coding sequence ATGAAAATAACAGTAATAGGCGGCGGCCCGGGCGGATTGTATTTTTCCATCCTGCTTAAAAAAGCAAGGCCTGATTATACCATAAATGTTTACGAACGCAACCGTGCCGATGATTCCTTTGGTTTTGGCGTGGTGTTCTCTGATGAGACACTGAGCGAGTTCCTTACGCGTGACCCGCAGTCGTATGACCTGATCCGCACGAAATTCGCTTACTGGGACGAACTTGATGTAGCCCGCGATGGTGAGAAGGTGCGCATTACCGGTAACGGCTTTTGCGGATGCTCCCGAAAAACGTTGCTGCAACTGCTTCAGCAACGCTGCCGGGAAGAAGGCGTTAACCTTCATTTTGAGGCTAATGTAGATGATATGACCCAATTTGCCGACTCGGACATCATTGTGGCGGCAGATGGTATCAACAGCGGCATACGTGAGAAATTCGTTTCCGATTTCGGTACCGATATCGAACTGAAAAGCAACCGTTTCGTGTGGATGGGCTCTACCCGACCGCTGGATGCATTTACTTATTTTTTCAGGACAACGCCTTATGGCACTTTCGTAGCCCACACCTACCAATATGAGGAAGGCATGAGCACCTGGATATTTGAAACCACGGATGAAACCTGGCAAAAAGCGGGGTTCAGCGTTACAGATGAAGAAAACACGATCAATAAGCTTCAAGAGCTGTTTGCAGAAGAGCTTGAGGGACATGGGCTAATATCCAACCGCTCGCACTGGAGGCAGTTTCCTGTTATTACCAACAAAAAATGGAGCCACGACAATATAGTGCTGCTGGGTGATTCCAAGGCTACGGCCCACTATTCTATTGGGTCGGGAACCAAGCTGGCTATGGAGTGTGCTATTGCCCTGGCCGATTCGGTCATAAAACACGGCGATAATGTGCCTGCTGTTTTTGAGAATTATGAGAAGCTGCGCCGCAACCGCGTGGAAATGATACAGCATGCGGCCAATGTGTCGCTGCAATGGTTTGAGGATATGGACCGCCACATTCAGCACCCGTTCATGCAATTTGCCTTTAGCGTAATGACGCGCTCCAAGAAGGTCACGTTTGAAAACCTTGGGTTGCGTGACAAATCGTTTACACAAAAAGTACTGGCTGAATTCAATGCGAACTTAGCCGATAACAAACCCGATACCCCTGCTGCATTTACGCCATTCTCCTTACGCTCTATGGTGCTGGATAATCGCATCGTGATGAGCCCGATGGAACAATACTCGGCAACGGATGGACTCGTTTCCGACTGGCACCTGATGCACTACGGTGCGAGGGCTACAGGTGGTGTAGGCCTCATAATAACTGAAGCCACTGCCATTTCACCGACCGGAAGGATAACTTTGGGATGCCCGGGAATATGGTCTGATGAACAAGTTGCTGCATGGAAAAGGGTTACTGGTTTTATCCATAAAAACAGCGTTGCTAAAATAGCGGTACAGATTGGCCATTCCGGACGAAAAGGGGCCGTGAGATTTCCTTGGGAAGGGCATAACGAACCATTGGATGATACCTGGGGACTGCTTTCAGCTTCGCCCATAGCCTATAATGATGCGATGGCCGTTCCGAATGAAATGACCACAGAAGATATGGACATTATTACGGAGGAGTTTGCCAATGCGGCAAAGAACGCGAATGAAGCGGGCTTCGATATGATAGAACTACAGGCGCATCACGGCTTTTTGCTCGCATCGTTCCTTTCGCCTCTGACAAATACAAGACAAGATGAATTTGGCGGAAGCATAACCAACAGGCTTAAATTCCCAATAAGGGTATTTAAAGCCATGCGTGAGGTATTCCCTCCCGAGAAACCCATAAGCGTACGTATTTCGGCATCCGATTGGGCAGAAGGCGGTATTGATGAAGGCGATGTGCTCGCAATTGCTGAAGCGTTTAAAAAGGCCGGAGCAGATATTATTAACGTCTCAACCGGATTGACTGTTGATTACCAGAAACCGGCAGTAGGCAGGATGTGGCAGACACCGTTCAGCGATATGGTGCGTAATACTGTCCACGTTCCAACGATCACCGCGGGCTACATCCAGGACATTGACCAGATCAATACGATTCTGTTAAATGGCCGCGCCGACCTAGTGGCATTAGGCAAAACATTGCTGCTCGACCCGTATTTTGTGCGTACCGCTCAGGCGTATGAACAGTACAAGGCGAACGACCTGGATTCAGTAGGCATACCGAAGCAATATATGTCGGCTGCATCTCATTTTTATCCGTATAAAGGCGGAGAGCGAAAAGCTGTGGAAGGTATGAAAAGAGCATTGAAACCGTTGACACATAAGAAGTAA
- a CDS encoding flavin reductase family protein — translation MQIDPAHTSQKDIYKILTGSVIPRPIGWISTISEDGIPNLAPFSFFNAVGEDPPHVMFSTVRSGNINKDTLNNVLATKQFVVNMATEELVEAMNNSSINLPPDSNEFEYAGLTAIPSVLVKAPRVAESPIHFECELVHHYSLESHKDGGATIMIGRIVMFHVDESVLLDDFKINRETYKPIARLEGSNYAKIGEVFSIKRPFIKP, via the coding sequence ATGCAGATCGATCCGGCGCACACCAGCCAGAAAGACATATATAAGATCCTTACGGGGTCTGTAATTCCGCGCCCTATCGGATGGATATCCACTATAAGCGAAGATGGCATCCCTAATCTCGCTCCCTTCTCGTTTTTTAATGCTGTAGGCGAAGACCCGCCCCATGTGATGTTCTCTACCGTACGCAGCGGGAATATCAATAAAGACACATTAAACAATGTATTAGCCACAAAACAGTTCGTGGTAAATATGGCTACAGAGGAACTGGTGGAAGCAATGAATAACTCCTCCATAAACTTGCCGCCTGATAGCAATGAGTTTGAATATGCAGGATTGACCGCAATACCTTCTGTTTTGGTAAAAGCGCCAAGGGTAGCCGAAAGCCCTATCCATTTCGAATGCGAGCTCGTGCATCATTACAGCCTTGAAAGCCATAAGGATGGCGGCGCAACGATAATGATAGGCCGTATCGTAATGTTCCATGTGGACGAAAGCGTGCTGTTGGACGATTTTAAGATCAACAGGGAAACCTATAAGCCTATTGCCCGCCTCGAAGGTTCAAATTATGCTAAAATTGGCGAGGTTTTCTCCATTAAAAGACCTTTTATAAAACCATGA
- a CDS encoding response regulator, whose protein sequence is MYSKNVFLSDDDLDDVEFFQIALSEICGQCTLTVSYDGAELLDQLVVCTDDSNPDIIFLDVNMPKVNGLEALEAIRETPRFREVPVVVYSTSSSDHFISDAHRLGANYYFVKPSTINALREQISMFLSFDWKKYVFPTDRSKFLLGSNDGFTSNQSSILR, encoded by the coding sequence ATGTATTCGAAGAATGTTTTTTTATCCGATGACGATCTTGACGATGTTGAGTTTTTCCAGATCGCTCTTTCCGAAATATGCGGGCAATGCACGCTTACAGTTTCTTACGATGGCGCAGAACTCCTTGACCAGCTTGTTGTGTGTACCGATGACAGTAACCCCGATATTATTTTCCTTGATGTAAATATGCCTAAGGTTAACGGCCTCGAAGCCCTTGAGGCAATCAGGGAAACACCGCGTTTTCGGGAAGTGCCCGTAGTGGTGTATTCCACATCGTCAAGCGACCATTTTATCAGTGATGCCCACCGTCTTGGAGCCAATTACTACTTTGTAAAGCCATCGACCATTAACGCGCTGCGCGAGCAAATAAGCATGTTTTTGTCTTTCGACTGGAAAAAATATGTTTTCCCAACTGACAGGTCAAAATTTTTATTGGGAAGTAATGATGGCTTTACATCAAATCAATCTAGTATTCTCCGCTAA
- a CDS encoding pentapeptide repeat-containing protein: MTENYIVGREINGTVYQPEEIMYKDFERCNFTDCDFADCNFTGVGFIDCTFTDCSFNEAKINYVAFRGALFTRCDFKNVNFSMVDPLLFDIEFRDCTLDYAKFYTLKIKGTTFTDCSLIAVDFMNTDLTEVQFDNCNLHKSVFIDAIANKADFTTSYNFSIDPERNKLKKARFSQAGLKGLLEKYEIVVID, from the coding sequence ATGACAGAAAATTACATTGTAGGCCGCGAAATAAACGGCACCGTTTACCAGCCCGAAGAGATCATGTACAAGGATTTTGAGCGCTGCAACTTTACCGATTGCGACTTCGCCGACTGTAATTTTACCGGTGTGGGTTTTATCGACTGCACTTTTACCGATTGCAGTTTCAATGAGGCGAAAATCAATTATGTTGCTTTCAGGGGAGCGCTATTTACACGCTGTGACTTTAAAAATGTGAATTTTTCTATGGTCGACCCGCTGCTGTTTGATATAGAATTCAGGGATTGTACACTTGATTATGCCAAATTTTACACACTTAAAATTAAAGGCACCACTTTTACCGATTGCAGCCTTATTGCAGTTGACTTTATGAATACCGACCTCACCGAGGTGCAATTTGACAACTGCAACCTGCACAAAAGTGTTTTCATCGATGCCATCGCCAATAAAGCCGATTTCACCACCAGCTACAATTTCTCAATAGATCCGGAACGGAACAAACTCAAAAAAGCACGATTTTCGCAGGCCGGCCTTAAAGGATTACTAGAGAAATATGAGATTGTCGTGATTGATTAA